From a region of the Mauremys mutica isolate MM-2020 ecotype Southern chromosome 12, ASM2049712v1, whole genome shotgun sequence genome:
- the LOC123345602 gene encoding chloride intracellular channel protein 1: protein MAEEQTQVELFVKAGSDGAKIGNCPFSQRLFMVLWLKGVTFNVTTVDTKRRTETVQKLCPGGQLPFLMYGTEVRTDTNKIEEFLEEVLCPPKYPRLAARNPESNTAGLDIFAKFSAYIKNSNPAQDPVLEKGLLKALRVLNSYLAAPLPDELDETSAEDETRSSRKFLDGDELTLADCNLLPKLHILQVVCKKYRGFTIPEALEGIHRYLRNAYAREEFASTCPDAEEIELAYETVAKALK from the exons GCCGGCAGCGATGGGGCCAAGATCGGgaactgccccttctcccagcggCTCTTCATGGTTCTGTGGCTCAAAGGCGTCACCTTCAACGTCACCACGGTGGACACGAAACG GAGGACTGAGACGGTTCAGAAGCTTTGCCCGGGCGGGCAGCTCCCCTTCCTGATGTACGGGACCGAGGTCCGGACCGACACCAACAAGATTgaggagttcctggaggaggtGCTGTGCCCCCCCAA gtacCCCAGGTTGGCCGCCCGTAACCCCGAGTCCAACACCGCCGGGCTCGACATCTTCGCCAAGTTCTCCGCCTACATCAAGAACTCGAACCCGGCGCAGGACCccg TGCTGGAGAAGGGGCTGCTGAAGGCGCTGCGGGTGCTGAACAGTTACCTGGCGGCGCCGCTGCCGGACGAGCTGGACGAGACGAGCGCCGAGGACGAGACGCGCTCGAGCCGCAAGTTCCTGGACGGGGACGAGCTGACGCTGGCCGACTGCAACCTGCTGCCCAAGCTGCACATCCTCCAG GTGGTGTGTAAGAAGTATCGGGGATTCACCATCCCGGAGGCGCTGGAGGGGATCCACCGGTACCTGCGAAACGCCTACGCCCGCGAGGAGTTCGCCAGCACCTGCCCCGACGCCGAGGAGATCGAACTGGCCTACGAGACGGTGGCCAAGGCCCTGAAATAG